The Natrarchaeobius halalkaliphilus genomic sequence CGTCTCGAAGGACTGTACAAAAGAGAGCGGCCGAGGATCAGATGACGTCGTCGAAGTCGTGGTGGCCGTGGATGTCGACGCCCTCCTCGGTGATCTCACAGAGGAAGACACCGTTGCCGGAGCCCGTGTCGCGTTCGGCCGCGGATTTGATTCCGCGGGCGGCGACGGTCGTCGCCTCGTCGTTCGAGAGGTCGTCCTCGTAGGCCTGCTCTAAGTGACCGTAGGCGAGTTGCATTCCGGAGCCGGTAACGGTGTAGTCGTCTTCCATCACGCCGCCCGCAGGATCGATGCTGTAGACGTGACTGCCGTCGTCGTCGACGCCGCCGAGGATCGGGTGGATCGCGAAGAACGGGCCGCCGCGGGCGAAGTTTCCGGCGAGCGTCGCCAGCGCGTCAATGCTCATGTTCTCGCCGCGTCGGGCCTCGAAGAGGTTGACCTCCGCGCGAAGGCTCGAGATGAACGACTGGGCACCGCCGACGCTTCCGACCATCGTCAGCGCGCCCGTCGGATGGATCTGTTCGACCTTCTGGACGTTCTTATTGGAGACGAACCGTCCACCCAGGCTCGCACGCATGTCCGTGGCGATGACGACGCCGTCGGTCGTCGTGATTCCGATCGTCGTCGTTCCGGTCTTGTTCACGTTGTCTAGGTCGGCGCGCGTGAGTTCGTTCTGTGGCATCGATCCGATCTCCGGCGCGTAGGGGTCCGGACTGCGATCGAGTTGATCTGCCGTACGGGAAAACTCCGAGTCGTCTATGGGTGTTCGCATTGACGAACCTTTACGGTCGACACGGTATAAAACATCGGCGTTCCCGGCGGCCGAACACGGATGACGAGCGAGAAACGGTTCGAACCGATTCGCGAGCCGGGGGCTCTCGCGTACAGTGACTCACACGAGAACCGTCGCCCCTCGTATCTACTCCTTGTGACCAGAGGTACTTAAAGAAAATCCACGCTCGAGAGAGCGGTCGGTCGAGCGGTTCCGAACCGATTCGGTGTCCGGTCGGTGCGGTGAGCGACGCGAGACGGACGGAGGGAACGTTCGACCACCCATCAGCAATCGCCCGTTCCGAAAGGCATAATCGGACGCTGTCCCGAGTACGGGCAATGAGTCATCAGCTCCCGGACGTACAGGCGTCGTCTCCCGACGTCACGGTTGGTCTGAGTCAGGTCGGCGTCACCGGCGTCGAGAAACTCGTCAAGATCGCCCGCGAAGGGAAGCGCCCGCTCGTGTTCACCGCCGAGTTCGAGGTGTTCGTCGACCTTCCCGCCTGGCGCAAGGGCGCGGACATGAGCCGAAACATGGAGGTCATCGACGAAATACTCGAGGATGCGACCCGCGAGGAGGCCTATCACGTCGAAGAGGTCTGTGGTGACGCCGCCGAGCGGCTCCTCGGAAAACACGAGTACACCTCCAAGGCGACCGTCTCGATGGAAGCCGAGTTCATGCGCCGCGAGGAGACGCCCGCGACCGACCGCGAGACCCAACACACCGTCGACATCGTCGCGTCCGCGACCGCGACCGACGAGGGGACCCGCGAAGAGATCGGTGCGACGGTCACGGGAATGACGGTCTGCCCGTGTTCACAGGGGATGTCGGCTGCCCGAGCGAAAGCGACGCTCGAGGATCTGGACGTCGACGACGAAACGATCACGCAGTTCCTAGAGGAGGTCCCACAGCCGGGTCACTCCCAGCGAGGCCACGCGACGCTGACGGTCGAATCCGGCGGCGATCCGGACGTCGACCTCAACGACGTCATCGATATCGCCCGCGACGCGATGAGCGCGCGGATCTACAACCTCGCAAAGCGCCCCGACGAAGATCACATGACTTTCGAGGCACATTCTGACGCCAAGTTCGTCGAGGACTGCGTTCGTTCGATGGCCGAAGGGGTCGTCTCCCAGTTCGGTCACCTCCCCGACGACGCCGTGGTCACGATGAAACAGTCGAACGACGAATCGATCCACCAGCACAACGCACACGCCGAACGAGTCGTCGAGATGGCGACGCTTCGCGAAGAAATCGACGGAACTCACCGTCCCCAGTAAACGCCGGCACACCGCCAGCTGGGCGCTGGACGAGTCGGACCGCGCGGTGAGAGAGATCCGATGAAGGGATTCGATGACGGAAAGTCGGGTCGGTTCAACTGAACTCGAGCGGTTCGGCCTCGGTCCATCTGGGAACGAACTCTTCGTGGACGGTCGCGGCGAACTCCGGGTCCTTCAGATCGATCATTCCGAACGCATCTCCCGACGAGAGTGGGTTCGGAACCTGAATGCAGAGTTCGACGTCGTCGATGAGATTGAACGAGCCGGTCACGTCGTCGTTCGTCCGAACGTCGAAGTCGTCGCGACCCTGAAGGGTACGACGATACCGCTCACCCACGTTTTCCGACAGCGTCCCGATCATCTCGCGGGTCATTAACACGTCGACCGAGACGCCCCTGTCGAGTGCGTTCTCGAGTTCCTCGGTGACGTCTTCGCTGACGGTCTGCATGTCTCGCTCCGGTACCGGATCGGCAGCCACCATCACGATGTGGTCGTCAGCGGCTGCGAGGCGCTCTAACAGGAGATCGGTCGTCTCCTCGGGCCCGACCGCGGCGGTCCAGAACTGCTCTTCGATCGGATCGGCCGCATCGAGCTCGTCAGAGAGGTCGTCGACGATCGACTCGTACTGTTCTGCCTTTTCCTCGAGTTCGCGGCGTTTGTCGTCGAGAAGCCGGTCGAGCGCCGTCGAGGGTTCGACTGCGACGTACTTCTTCGGGCGACTCGCGGTCTGGCTCCGGACGAGATTGTACTGTTCGATACTGTTCAACACGTCGTAAATCCGTCCCATCGGCACGTCGCTCGCTCGCGACAACTCCTTTGCCGTTGTGGGCCCCGTGTTCAAGAGTGCGCGATACGCTCGAGCTTCGTACTCAGAAAGCCCGAGATCCCTGAGACTGGCCATACGTCGAACGAAGTGAGTGAAGAAACATAAACGCTGTGGTAGTTTGACGGCGTTCGGGATTGTCGTTCCTTAGCCCTCGATTCCCTCGAGAATAGCCCCTAGCCGGTGGCTCAACTGAGAGGGAGTTTCAGCGGTTTCGGAGTGAACGTCGCCCCGTTCGATCCGAGCGGTTCCAGGATCGAGTTCGTCCGTCGCCTCCGGAACGACGATCTTCTCGTGGTCCGCGAGGCGTAACGCGCCACGGTGTAAATCCGATCCGATTTCGTCCCCGACCAGAACCACCAGCGGCCCCTCGAGCAGTCGAGAGACTGCCGTCGCATAGCGGGCGACCTGAACGCCGAACCGATCGCTCGCCCCGGCGAAGTCCTCGAGCGTCTCGCGAGCGACGGCCCGATAGCGATCGTCGCCCGTCTGTACCGACAGATCGATCAACGCGTCAGCAAAGACCACGTTCGAGTCGAGTGGTCGGAGGGTTCGATCGAGGAGACCGACGGGTTCTGGCGACGCATCGACGAACGAGTCACCGTCCCGGAGACGTTCGATCGTCGCATCAGCGACTGCGACCGCGTCCTCGAGTGCGTTCGTCTCGAGAACACTGCCAGCGGTCGTCAGCGCGGACACCACGCGCGCCTGATTCGCAAGCAAGCCCGCTGGTCCGGTCTCCGGCTGTGAATCGTGACCGTCGTGGACGTGAGCGACGACACCGTCGTCGATCATCTCCGTTCGGAGGGTCTCGAGCGCCCGCTCGGCGTATCGCCGGGCGCGTTCGTCGTCCGTGTAGGCGACGTAGGTACAGAGCCCGTCGATCGCCAGCGCGTTCGGCCCGGAAAAAACGCGCTCGTCGATCGGTGGCTCGGGAGCACTCGAACGCTCGGTCGCGTCGAGACCGTGAGCCGCGTCCGAGCCGGGTGCCTGGCTGCTGGCGAACGCGTCGACCTCGCCGTTCCAGAGCGTCGTCGTCAGATATTCGATCGTCCGCTCGGCGGGCCGGCGATAGCCGTCGTCGCCCGTGTGAAGATAGGCGTTGGCGAACGCCCGGACGAGCGCCCCGTTCGCATCGAGCAGCTTCTCGTACTGGAGCCCCGACCAGTCGCGTTCGGTCCCGAAGCGATAGAACCCACCATCGTACTCGTCCAGTAAGTTCGCTCCGACGGCGTCGAACGACCGTAGCGCCATCTCCCTGTCGCGTTTGAGAGAAAACTCGAGCGCGTCGGGTAACGGAAATTTCGGCCCCTCACCCCAGCCGCCCGCGGTATCGTCGTACGTTTCCGTGAGTTGACCCAGCATCGCCGCTTCGACGTCGGTCGTGAGTTCGCCCGCAGGAGGGTTGTCCTCCCGGAGTGGACGAGGAACCCGTCCGCCATCAGCTCCGTTGGTCTGCCACATCGTTCGGACGCTGTCGAGCACCTGTCGCATTCCCTCGGGACCGAGGTAGCCCGCCCCCGTGAGGACCTGACCGTTCGGCGCGAGAAACACGGTCGACGGGAAACCGCCCATGTTGTACCGATCACGAACGCGCGGGCGGCGGTCGACGTCGACGCGAACCGGGACGAAGCTGTCGTTGACGTTCGCCGCGATCCGTGGCTCTGCGTACGTCTCTTCGTCCATCTCGTGACAATGATCACACCACGTCGCCGTCATCGAGAGCAAGATCGGAACGTCCGCCTCCGTGGCCTCATCGAAGGCGCGATTTCCCCACTCACGCCACTCGACGTGCGCTTCGTCGTCACTCTTCATACCGGACCGTCGGCTGTCGGCGGTGTAAGGGCTTCGCTCCGTCATCTCGAGCATCGAATCGGAATTCGGCGCGAGCGGTGACGAGAGTAAAGGGTTTTCACCCTCGGAAAGCTATATCCGGGCATGCTCCGGTGGATCTTCGCGCTGTTGCTCATCCCGTTTCTCGACGCGGTGATCCTCGCGATCGTCGTCAGCCAGACGACTTACATCGGCTGGGTCGGGATGGTTCTGCTCGTCGTCCTGACGGGACTGATCGGAATGTTGCTCGTCCGCGCCGAGGGGCGACGAACCCTTCGAAAGATGCAACGATCGCTCGCAGCGGGAAAACCGCCGACGAACGAACTGCTGGATGGCGGGCTACTGATCGCCGCCGGTGCGTTCTTGCTCACGCCCGGTCTCGTGACCGACGCGATCGGGTTTCTACTCGTTCTCCCCCTCTCGAGGATCCCCATCCGTGCCGGTCTCAAACGCTACGTGATCGTCCCGTATGCGGACAAGAAGACGGCCGGCTTCGCGAGCGGGACCGTCTGGACGTACGGCTTTCCCGAAGGGGATCGATCGGAGGACTCCGCGACGACTGCGAACGATGGAACGTACGACCTCGGAGAGGACGCCTACTCCGTCGATTCGACCGGCGGGGATTCGTACACGATCGACTTCGGAGACGAATCATCGACCGGTTCCTCGAGTTCCGAAGACGGGACCGATGATCGCGACCCCCGCGCTCGCTAGCGATTCGCACGGGCCCGACGGAAAGAAACGCTTAAACGTACCACGGGGCAACTACGGGATGCGAAGACGGGCCGATAGCTCAATCAGGTTGAGCGCCACTCTGATAAGGTGGAGGCTCTCGGTTCAAATCCGAGTCGGCCCACTCAGCATATATACGTTTTCCGATTTCCTGACATGTAGCGGCCGCTTTTCGGGGTGGTTTGCGTGAGTTCTACACCCTGGACACCGATCGATCGGCATGTCTACACTGTGGATCCCACGTCACCGATCGGTTCGGTCGCGTCTTCGGTAACGATCTCGACCGCACCCACCGCTGTGGCGAGTGCGACGGCTACGCTCGATCGAGTCGCGGCTCCGCCGCTGGGATCGAGGTTCCGATTCCGGATCCGGAGACGTCGCCGGGCCGACACGGAAGTGAGCCCGATGCGTAAGCCGTCGTTCGTCCCCGCGAGCGAACTGTACGACGTCTCGAGCGGAATGCTCATCGCCCATCCGGCCCATCGAGCGACCGGCGCCGAGGTTCGCGAAGCGCTCGAGAACGGGGATGAGTCTCGTGAGCGGCGAGTCCTCGAGCGATACTGACCGCGAAAGAACGAGCTGCCCGCGGAGGTGGAGCTCATTCACCCGTCTCGGGGGTGACTCAGATACAGCTGTTTCCAGCTATAATTCCCGAGACAGTACGCAATGGGGTCGCTATCGTCAAAAGATCACCCCTCGAAAAAGCAAGCTCATCGAAGAAGGCGGGAATACTCACTACGGCCGGAGAACGGCCGCCCAGTCTCAAAATCTGAGAACTCGAAGGGAAACAGAGGGGGTTCGCGATGAGCCGCCTGGTCGAATCCACCGAGTGCGACCGGTGTGACGAGCCGGTTCCGGCGACGAGCCGGCTTTGTCCAGAGTGTGCTCGCGAAGCCCGCCGCGCTCGGGGTGGTCCGCTGTGAGTACTGACACCGAGTGCGTCGTCGAGATCTCGAGCAGCGGCATACTCCTGAATACATTGCGAACGTCGGCCACCGTGTGGATCGTCGTCGCGAGATCCCGCGGAACGGATGTCTCGCGGAATTCGTCGCCTTTGCCGTGCCAGACGCGGAGCACGGTTCCGGCGTCGGTGTCGACGACGTTCTCGGGTGAGATGTCGAGCACTTCGTGCGAGCGGAGTCCACACCGATCACCGAGTGAAAACGCGAGTCGTTGCTGTGTGTCCTGGGCCGACTCGAGCAGCTGTGCTTACAGAACGAATCCTATCGGCTCGATC encodes the following:
- a CDS encoding DUF255 domain-containing protein codes for the protein MKSDDEAHVEWREWGNRAFDEATEADVPILLSMTATWCDHCHEMDEETYAEPRIAANVNDSFVPVRVDVDRRPRVRDRYNMGGFPSTVFLAPNGQVLTGAGYLGPEGMRQVLDSVRTMWQTNGADGGRVPRPLREDNPPAGELTTDVEAAMLGQLTETYDDTAGGWGEGPKFPLPDALEFSLKRDREMALRSFDAVGANLLDEYDGGFYRFGTERDWSGLQYEKLLDANGALVRAFANAYLHTGDDGYRRPAERTIEYLTTTLWNGEVDAFASSQAPGSDAAHGLDATERSSAPEPPIDERVFSGPNALAIDGLCTYVAYTDDERARRYAERALETLRTEMIDDGVVAHVHDGHDSQPETGPAGLLANQARVVSALTTAGSVLETNALEDAVAVADATIERLRDGDSFVDASPEPVGLLDRTLRPLDSNVVFADALIDLSVQTGDDRYRAVARETLEDFAGASDRFGVQVARYATAVSRLLEGPLVVLVGDEIGSDLHRGALRLADHEKIVVPEATDELDPGTARIERGDVHSETAETPSQLSHRLGAILEGIEG
- a CDS encoding FxsA family protein; amino-acid sequence: MLRWIFALLLIPFLDAVILAIVVSQTTYIGWVGMVLLVVLTGLIGMLLVRAEGRRTLRKMQRSLAAGKPPTNELLDGGLLIAAGAFLLTPGLVTDAIGFLLVLPLSRIPIRAGLKRYVIVPYADKKTAGFASGTVWTYGFPEGDRSEDSATTANDGTYDLGEDAYSVDSTGGDSYTIDFGDESSTGSSSSEDGTDDRDPRAR
- a CDS encoding DUF7563 family protein, whose protein sequence is MREFYTLDTDRSACLHCGSHVTDRFGRVFGNDLDRTHRCGECDGYARSSRGSAAGIEVPIPDPETSPGRHGSEPDA
- the mptA gene encoding GTP cyclohydrolase MptA, encoding MSHQLPDVQASSPDVTVGLSQVGVTGVEKLVKIAREGKRPLVFTAEFEVFVDLPAWRKGADMSRNMEVIDEILEDATREEAYHVEEVCGDAAERLLGKHEYTSKATVSMEAEFMRREETPATDRETQHTVDIVASATATDEGTREEIGATVTGMTVCPCSQGMSAARAKATLEDLDVDDETITQFLEEVPQPGHSQRGHATLTVESGGDPDVDLNDVIDIARDAMSARIYNLAKRPDEDHMTFEAHSDAKFVEDCVRSMAEGVVSQFGHLPDDAVVTMKQSNDESIHQHNAHAERVVEMATLREEIDGTHRPQ
- a CDS encoding TrmB family transcriptional regulator, which produces MASLRDLGLSEYEARAYRALLNTGPTTAKELSRASDVPMGRIYDVLNSIEQYNLVRSQTASRPKKYVAVEPSTALDRLLDDKRRELEEKAEQYESIVDDLSDELDAADPIEEQFWTAAVGPEETTDLLLERLAAADDHIVMVAADPVPERDMQTVSEDVTEELENALDRGVSVDVLMTREMIGTLSENVGERYRRTLQGRDDFDVRTNDDVTGSFNLIDDVELCIQVPNPLSSGDAFGMIDLKDPEFAATVHEEFVPRWTEAEPLEFS
- the psmB gene encoding archaeal proteasome endopeptidase complex subunit beta codes for the protein MRTPIDDSEFSRTADQLDRSPDPYAPEIGSMPQNELTRADLDNVNKTGTTTIGITTTDGVVIATDMRASLGGRFVSNKNVQKVEQIHPTGALTMVGSVGGAQSFISSLRAEVNLFEARRGENMSIDALATLAGNFARGGPFFAIHPILGGVDDDGSHVYSIDPAGGVMEDDYTVTGSGMQLAYGHLEQAYEDDLSNDEATTVAARGIKSAAERDTGSGNGVFLCEITEEGVDIHGHHDFDDVI